The Candidatus Cybelea sp. sequence TCTTTACAGAGTTATCGCGTTAGTGTTCCTTGCGCGAGATAATGCTGCGAGGCCCCGCGGGGGCGGTGCGGTCTCGGTCGAGAAGATAACCTGCGATCGTTTCTACTTGTAAGGGAGCAACCTAGTAATGAATACGACCAGTTTAATGAAATACGCCGGCGCCGTTGGAGCACTTGCGATATGCGCGGCGTGCGGCGGCGGCTCGTCGGTTGCGCCGTCAACCGCCGTGCTCAATGGCGAACACATCGGTCGGGCAGCCACCGCGGACGGGAGGCTGTCGACGGCAGCGCGCCCGAATCTCAATGCGCTGCTGCCTTACCCGACGATCGTTCCCGACCAAGCGGCAAAGTCGAAGTCGAAGTACTTCGAATATGTCATCAGCTTTTACGGCAGCTTCGCCAGCATCTTCAACTATCCGAAGAGCCATAATCAAATCGGTACGATCAATAACGTCGGCGGCCAGGGGTGTACGAACGTGCTCTACGGCTACGGCAAGAAAACGTTCTGGATCGTTGCCGGCTCCGACCAGATCACGGAATACCAAGTCCCTCAGAAGCCGATCAAGACGCTCTCCGTGCCTTCCAGCAGCATGCCGTCGAGCTGCGCCATGAATACCGTCGGCGACCTTGCCGTCGGGATCTTGGATGGGGCTAATTCGGGCGCTGTCGCCATCTTCAAGCACGCGAGCGGCTCCCCCAAGTTCATTGGGACACCGTTGGGTAGAGAGTACTTCGACGGTTATGACCCCCAGGGAAACCTCTTTTTCGACGGTTTTACCCCCGGTTCGTCCTTCCAGCTCGACGAGATCCCGAAGGGCACCAATACCGTTAAAACGATCGCGACGAGCAACACGATTTTGTTTCCCGGTTCCGTGCAGTGGGACGGCACGTACATGACGGTCTTCGATCAGAGGGCGAACAATCTGTATCGGTACTCGATCAGTGGAACGAAGGCGAACCTGAAGGGCACGGTATCCTTCTCGGGTTCCAGCGACTGCGCGCAGACCTGGATCGCGACGGGCGTCGTCTACTGCGGGGACGCAGGTAACGACAACGGCTCGGTCTTCAAATATCCGGCCGGCGGTAAGCAGCTAGCGGTCTTTACGGGAAGCTTCGACGAACCGCTCGGCGTGGTGGCAGCGAAGAAATAAACCTCGCGTTTGCTCATTTGAAGTGTTTGAGGAAAGCGCCGAGGACTCCCTCGGCCTTGTCCTTTGCCTCCAGGATCTGGAGCATATGATGAGATCGCTCGTTGGTAAGATACGGGGCCACAGAGAACCAGCCGCCATCGACGACGATGTCGGTACCCGTAATGTATGCGGACTCGTCGCTCGCAAGAAAGAGCGCCGCAAAGGCGATATCCTCCGCCTTGCCGCTCCTTCGCAGCAATATGGTATTTTCCAGCATACTTGACTGTATCTTTTTTATGACCGGGTTCGACATCATCGACGCGGTCAGATCCGTTTCGATCCAACCCGGCTGGATGACGTTGGAGCGAATGCCCCAATCGGCGTAGACGTAAGCCGCCGAGCGCGACAATCCCTCGAGCGCCCATTTCGAAGACGAGTAGCCGGTGCCGAAGTTGCCGGTGATCCCGGCGACCGATCCGATGTTGACGATCGACCCTCCGCCGGAGTCCCTGATTATCGGAGCACACGTTTGGATGCCGCGCAGCGTGCCGCTTGCTCCTTGACCTGGGCCACCGCGGCGTTCCATTGTTGCTGGTTAACGACGTCGAGTTCGACGAAGTAGGCTCTGCCGCCGGCGCCGTTTATCTCCGCCACCAATGCATCTCCACGCTCTTCGTTACGGCCGGCGACGAATACGGTCGCACCCTCTCGGGCGAAGAGCCGCGCGGACGCGCGCCCCATGCCTCACTTAGCCCCCCAAGATCGTTACGGCGCGTCGAGCGCGCTAGGTCATTTGCACTATCCGGCGCGTGAGCACATTGGCTCGTTTTTGTCAGGTGACCTTTGGCGCTGCTAAAGAGCGTGCTAAGCTAGCGTATCGGGATGCGGGAATTTGCCACCGAGCAAGGAGCAGGACGATGAAGAGCCTCGGCTATAGCGGCTGCGTATTTGGCATTTGCATGGCTGCAGCGATACTCGCAGGCTGCGGTGCAAGTATCGCCACCGTGCCCAGCGCAAGCCAGCCGGATGAGGCGGCGCACTTCTCGTCGCGAGTGCCGACGCTGCCGCTTTCGAGATCGCACTACGCCGAGACGGTCCTCTTTAACTTCAGAGGCAGCACCGGCGCTAACCCCGAGACCGGCCTCGTCCTCGACGAGAATGGGGCGCTTTACGGCACGACAAGCGGCGGAGGCCATGCCGACGGGAACGTCTTCAAGTTGACGCCGGCGGGATCAGGTTACACCGAGAGCTTTCTGTACGGCTTTAGGGGCAGCAGAGGTGCGGGCCCAACCGGTGTGATCCTCGGCAAGGACGGCGCGCTTTATGGTACGACGGTTGGCGGCGGCAGATACAACGAAGGGACCGCGTT is a genomic window containing:
- a CDS encoding SDR family oxidoreductase, encoding MERRGGPGQGASGTLRGIQTCAPIIRDSGGGSIVNIGSVAGITGNFGTGYSSSKWALEGLSRSAAYVYADWGIRSNVIQPGWIETDLTASMMSNPVIKKIQSSMLENTILLRRSGKAEDIAFAALFLASDESAYITGTDIVVDGGWFSVAPYLTNERSHHMLQILEAKDKAEGVLGAFLKHFK